A stretch of the Notamacropus eugenii isolate mMacEug1 chromosome 2, mMacEug1.pri_v2, whole genome shotgun sequence genome encodes the following:
- the FOXN1 gene encoding forkhead box protein N1 isoform X2, producing the protein MVSLLQQPSEIPLSPPESLEGEHRDDLMQTRRATGSPPPQSENPGFSCPPYPGDVQPEPDASLSSHSPSPSSPCPEQLQTHFPAGPGQTTFRLSQTEKYPGFGYEDGPVAGSPGRFLKGSRVPFHPYKRQFNEDVFLEAHPALSLDSHSFKSPGCMETFEDVASAGDTEPFAPNFSAEAAAWCNGPHYPSQEHSPQMMHGSEVKLKPPPMEGPPGLYCYQPQHMYCPSQPFHQYSPGNGNYPMTYVPSPHYAYQRIAPQASVESQQPLFPKPIYSYSILIFMALKNSKTGSLPVSEIYNFMTEHFPYFKTAPDGWKNSVRHNLSLNKCFEKVENKSGSSSRKGCLWALNPAKIDKMQEELQKWKRKDPIAVRKSMAKPEELDTLIGDKSEKLRSPLMPCPPQGLTSSDGHGELRVQPGTPQDSPLPAHTPPNHGMKILSEPSPARTMQDTLMPEGDLSTDIDTINPSFTDFDFQGSLWEELKDDGLALDPLVLVTSSPVPSHCLPSHCLAGSGGSTGELGLQGNGAPSGLSDLHLTTFYSALMDLDPVAPGYLNSSSKPMGLV; encoded by the exons ATGGTGTCTCTGCTCCAACAACCATCTGAGATCCCACTGAGCCCCCCGGAAAGCCTCGAGGGAGAGCATCGAGACGACCTCATGCAGACCCGAAGGGCCAcgggttccccacccccacaaagT gAGAACCCTGGTTTCAGCTGCCCACCCTACCCAGGCGATGTCCAGCCAGAGCCAGatgcctccctctcctcccacagccccaGCCCTTCCTCCCCGTGCCCGGAGCAGCTCCAGACTCACTTCCCCGCCGGACCTGGCCAGACGACATTTCGGCTCTCCCAGACGGAGAAGTACCCGGGCTTTGGTTATGAGGATGGGCCGGTGGCAGGGAGCCCAGGACGTTTCCTCAAAGGCAGCCGAGTCCCCTTTCACCCTTACAAGCGGCAATTCAACGAGGATGTTTTTCTCGAAGCCCATCCAGCCCTCAGTCTGGACAGTCACTCCTTCAAGAGCCCGGGGTGCATGGAGACTTTTGAGGATGTGGCCAGCGCCGGGGACACGGAACCATTTGCCCCCAACTTCTCGGCGGAGGCAGCTGCCTGGTGCAACGGTCCCCACTACCCAAGTCAGGAGCACAGCCCTCAAATGATG cATGGGTCAGAGGTCAAACTCAAGCCACCCCCTATGGAGGGCCCACCTGGACTGTACTGTTACCAGCCACAGCACATGTACTGCCCTTCACAGCCCTTCCACCAG TACTCCCCTGGCAATGGCAATTATCCTATGACCTACGTCCCATCCCCACATTATGCCTACCAGAGGATCGCCCCTCAAGCCAGCGTGGAGTCTCAGCAGCCACTGTTCCCCAAACCTATCTATTCGTACAG CATCCTCATCTTCATGGCCCTCAAGAACAGTAAAACCGGCAGCCTTCCAGTCAGTGAGATCTACAATTTTATGACTGAACACTTCCCTTATTTCAAG ACTGCCCCCGATGGCTGGAAGAATTCTGTCCGCCACAATCTGTCCCTCAACAAGTGCTTTGAGAAGGTAGAAAACAAATCAGGCAGCTCGTCCCGAAAGGGCTGCCTGTGGGCCCTCAATCCAGCCAAGATCGACAAGATGCAGGAAGAACTGCAAAAGTGGAAGAGGAAAGACCCCATTGCTGTGAGAAAGAGCATGGCCAAGCCAG AAGAACTAGATACACTCATCGGTGACAAGAGTGAGAAACTTCGATCTCCTCTCATGCCCTGCCCACCCCAGGGGCTGACCAGCTCAG ATGGGCATGGTGAGCTCCGGGTTCAGCCAGGCACCCCTCAGGACTCTCCCTTGCCTGCCCACACTCCACCCAACCATGGCATGAAGATATTATCAGAACCCTCCCCAGCCAGAACAATGCAGGACACCCTCATGCCAGAGGGAGACCTCAGCACCGATATTGACACCATCAATCCCTCCTTCACTGACTTTGACTTCCAGG GAAGCCTCTGGGAGGAACTGAAGGATGATGGCCTGGCCCTAGACCCCTTAGTGCTGGTCACATCATCCCCGGTGCCATCCCACTGCTTGCCATCCCACTGCTTGGCAGGATCCGGAGGAAGTACTGGAGAGCTAGGCCTGCAGGGCAATGGCGCCCCTAGTGGACTGAGTGACCTGCACCTCACTACCTTCTACTCAGCCTTAATGGACCTGGACCCTGTGGCCCCAGGCTACCTGAACTCCAGTTCGAAGCCCATGGGGCTTGTGTGA
- the FOXN1 gene encoding forkhead box protein N1 isoform X1, with amino-acid sequence MVSLLQQPSEIPLSPPESLEGEHRDDLMQTRRATGSPPPQSENPGFSCPPYPGDVQPEPDASLSSHSPSPSSPCPEQLQTHFPAGPGQTTFRLSQTEKYPGFGYEDGPVAGSPGRFLKGSRVPFHPYKRQFNEDVFLEAHPALSLDSHSFKSPGCMETFEDVASAGDTEPFAPNFSAEAAAWCNGPHYPSQEHSPQMMHGSEVKLKPPPMEGPPGLYCYQPQHMYCPSQPFHQYSPGNGNYPMTYVPSPHYAYQRIAPQASVESQQPLFPKPIYSYSILIFMALKNSKTGSLPVSEIYNFMTEHFPYFKTAPDGWKNSVRHNLSLNKCFEKVENKSGSSSRKGCLWALNPAKIDKMQEELQKWKRKDPIAVRKSMAKPEELDTLIGDKSEKLRSPLMPCPPQGLTSSGPARSIALCDPANPTAVPQPLHSLHPAPGPIHAKNPMTGLLGGHPPSCYPQSYPHLSPALAQPGVPQTLFPPSDGHGELRVQPGTPQDSPLPAHTPPNHGMKILSEPSPARTMQDTLMPEGDLSTDIDTINPSFTDFDFQGSLWEELKDDGLALDPLVLVTSSPVPSHCLPSHCLAGSGGSTGELGLQGNGAPSGLSDLHLTTFYSALMDLDPVAPGYLNSSSKPMGLV; translated from the exons ATGGTGTCTCTGCTCCAACAACCATCTGAGATCCCACTGAGCCCCCCGGAAAGCCTCGAGGGAGAGCATCGAGACGACCTCATGCAGACCCGAAGGGCCAcgggttccccacccccacaaagT gAGAACCCTGGTTTCAGCTGCCCACCCTACCCAGGCGATGTCCAGCCAGAGCCAGatgcctccctctcctcccacagccccaGCCCTTCCTCCCCGTGCCCGGAGCAGCTCCAGACTCACTTCCCCGCCGGACCTGGCCAGACGACATTTCGGCTCTCCCAGACGGAGAAGTACCCGGGCTTTGGTTATGAGGATGGGCCGGTGGCAGGGAGCCCAGGACGTTTCCTCAAAGGCAGCCGAGTCCCCTTTCACCCTTACAAGCGGCAATTCAACGAGGATGTTTTTCTCGAAGCCCATCCAGCCCTCAGTCTGGACAGTCACTCCTTCAAGAGCCCGGGGTGCATGGAGACTTTTGAGGATGTGGCCAGCGCCGGGGACACGGAACCATTTGCCCCCAACTTCTCGGCGGAGGCAGCTGCCTGGTGCAACGGTCCCCACTACCCAAGTCAGGAGCACAGCCCTCAAATGATG cATGGGTCAGAGGTCAAACTCAAGCCACCCCCTATGGAGGGCCCACCTGGACTGTACTGTTACCAGCCACAGCACATGTACTGCCCTTCACAGCCCTTCCACCAG TACTCCCCTGGCAATGGCAATTATCCTATGACCTACGTCCCATCCCCACATTATGCCTACCAGAGGATCGCCCCTCAAGCCAGCGTGGAGTCTCAGCAGCCACTGTTCCCCAAACCTATCTATTCGTACAG CATCCTCATCTTCATGGCCCTCAAGAACAGTAAAACCGGCAGCCTTCCAGTCAGTGAGATCTACAATTTTATGACTGAACACTTCCCTTATTTCAAG ACTGCCCCCGATGGCTGGAAGAATTCTGTCCGCCACAATCTGTCCCTCAACAAGTGCTTTGAGAAGGTAGAAAACAAATCAGGCAGCTCGTCCCGAAAGGGCTGCCTGTGGGCCCTCAATCCAGCCAAGATCGACAAGATGCAGGAAGAACTGCAAAAGTGGAAGAGGAAAGACCCCATTGCTGTGAGAAAGAGCATGGCCAAGCCAG AAGAACTAGATACACTCATCGGTGACAAGAGTGAGAAACTTCGATCTCCTCTCATGCCCTGCCCACCCCAGGGGCTGACCAGCTCAGGTCCTGCCAGATCAATAGCACTGTGTGACCCAGCCAACCCCACTGCTGTCCCCCAGCCCCTCCACTCACTGCACCCGGCCCCAGGCCCCATCCACGCCAAGAACCCCATGACGGGCCTACTTGGAGGACACCCACCCTCCTGCTACCCTCAGAGCTACCCACACCTCTCACCAGCCTTGGCCCAGCCGGGGGTCCCTCAAACCCTATTCCCACCTTCAGATGGGCATGGTGAGCTCCGGGTTCAGCCAGGCACCCCTCAGGACTCTCCCTTGCCTGCCCACACTCCACCCAACCATGGCATGAAGATATTATCAGAACCCTCCCCAGCCAGAACAATGCAGGACACCCTCATGCCAGAGGGAGACCTCAGCACCGATATTGACACCATCAATCCCTCCTTCACTGACTTTGACTTCCAGG GAAGCCTCTGGGAGGAACTGAAGGATGATGGCCTGGCCCTAGACCCCTTAGTGCTGGTCACATCATCCCCGGTGCCATCCCACTGCTTGCCATCCCACTGCTTGGCAGGATCCGGAGGAAGTACTGGAGAGCTAGGCCTGCAGGGCAATGGCGCCCCTAGTGGACTGAGTGACCTGCACCTCACTACCTTCTACTCAGCCTTAATGGACCTGGACCCTGTGGCCCCAGGCTACCTGAACTCCAGTTCGAAGCCCATGGGGCTTGTGTGA